The genomic DNA TGGATAAGCAATGAAAATATAACCTATTTAATGCACTAATTTTTAGCAAAATATACATGATTTAATCATTATATAGAATTAAATTGGTTATTATTGATAACTTAATTGTTATTGAATTTAGCTTTAGGTAAAAAATCCTCTCATTTTATGGGGGGATTTTTGTTTACTGCGTAATTAAGTGATTCTTTTATTGATCTTAATTTAACAAGGGTCAGGGCTTGCTTAATGGTCATTACTTAACGAGTACCTTAATCCCCTTTTTTAAATCTTATATACAGGTAAACTAAAAAACCATCAAAAAAGTAAATGATTCTTGATGGTTTTTAACTCTTATTGAATTTAGCTTAAATTATTCCATTTTTACAACAATAAACTGTGTACGTCTATTTTCTTGATGTTGTTCCTCTGTACAATTAATAGTACCATCACAATCGTTTGCTAACTTTTGCTTGCCGTAACCTTTATGTTCGGTAATTCTGGCTGGATCTACTCCTTTTTCTACTAAGTATTTGTACGTGGCATTTGCTCTATCTAGAGATAGTTTATTGTTATATTCTGATGACCCTCTGGAATCTGTATGGGATTCTATTTTAATTACCATGCTAGGATAAATATTCATCATTAAATTAACTATTCTATCTAATTCTACAGTACCATCTCGTCTAATATCAAACTTATTAAAGTCAAAGTAAATAGGGTAGAGCTCTGTAATTGGAGTCACCTTTTTTACAATGTGATTTAGATTAAAGTCTGCAGTAATGCTTGTCACTTTATTTTCAACGCCTTTAGAGGTAACATTCCTAGTATCTTCAATATAATCCTCTTTTTTAATGTTTACAATATAGTCAGCGTCTCTATCTATGTTTATTTCATAGTGTCCATCTTCATCTGTTTCCAAATGAGCTATTTGTTTATTATCACTATCAAGTAGTGTAACAATAGCATTAGGTACTGGTTTATTTGTTGTTATATCAGTTATGGTTCCTTCAATTTTTAGTTGAGGGATTCTGTCATATGCATAAATATCATCACCACCAGCTCCACCATTTCTATTAGAAGCAAAATATCCAGATAATCCATCTTCATTCATAAAAAATGAAAAATCATCTTTACTGGAATTTACAGGAACACCAAGATTTAGAACGCTAATAATATTATTATTTTTATCAGAAACGGTTCCAAAGATATCTAAAAGACCTAATCCCGGATGTCCATCTGAAGCAAAGAAAAGAACGCCTTCACTATTAATAAAAGGAAATCTTTCGTTTTTATCGGTATTAACTACGTTTCCTAAATTTTGAGGAGTTCCAAAAGAACCGTCATTATTAATATCTACATGGTAAATATCTGTCCCCCCAAAACCATCGGGCATGTTGGAAGCAAAATACAATTTAGTACCATCACTATTTAGTGCTGGGTGACCATTAGAGAAGTCATTACTGTTAAAAGGAAGTTCTTCAATGTTTGTCCACTCATCTTCAATTAAGGAAGCCTTATAAATCTTAAGATTTGTCATGCCTTCCTTATCTTTTCCTAAAATATTTTTATTATAATTATTTCTTGAAAAATATATGGTTTTGCCGTCTTTTGTTATAGTAATTGGGCCTTCGTGATAAATAGAATTTACATCACCTTTAAGCTTAGATTTGTGATCTACAATGCTATCATTAGCACTTTTATCAGTAACATATATGTCTAAAAAAGGTTCTTCATTCCATCCATATATATGTTTTGTTGAAACTCCAGTATTTCTTGAGGACGCAAAATAAATATTACCATCGTGCTCATAAGCTCCAAAATCGCTATATTTTGAATTAAAATTAACTTCTTTTAAAAAGTATTGTTGTTTCGCACTAAAGATTGAATTGATAAAGTCTGCATCTTTTAAAAATCGCTCTTCATTTATTTCCCCACCAGCTTTTTTAAAGCGTTTCATCCAAACACGAGATTCTTTATATGCTTTTATGCCTCTTAATGCTTGTGCATAATTGTAATAGTATGCTATAGGAACATTAGGCTGTTCTACAGCTTTTTTATAATAAACTACCGCACTGTCTGGATTTCTTAAGAAAGCGTAGCTATCTGCTAATTGCCTGGTTGCATAATCAGCATTATAGTCTTTTTCTATAAGATTATGATAAACTTGAGCAGCATTAACAAACGAAAATTTGTTAAACAGGTTATCTGCTCTTTTTTGTGAACCATATTGCGCAAGTGCCGAAAAACCTGTTAGCAATATAATACTTGTTAAAATGTAATTTTTTAATCTCATGGGGTCATTTAGTTTTAATTAAAAACATATGCTAATAGTGGATAGCTATTGTTTATTTAAACAGTGGTCAATGCCATGTTGTTATTCCATTTTTACAACTATAAACTGAGTACGTCTGTTTAATTGATGGTCTTCTTCTTCACAATCTTCACCATCTTCACAACCATTAGTTAATCTGCGTTCACCAAAACCTTGATGTTCTGTAATTCTTTCAGGAGCAATACCTTTAGAAATTAAATATTCATAAGTTGAGTTTGCTCGATCTATAGATAATTTGTCATTGTATGTTAGATCACCTCTTGAATCTGTATGGGATTCAATTCGAATTACCATATCCGGATAGTCATTCTGCATTAGGCTAACAATTTTATCTAGTTCTAAAGCAGCATCTTTTCTAATATTATATTTATTGAAATCAAAATAAATGTTGTTAAGCTCTGCCAGCTTTATCACATTAGGTTCTGGGTTTAACAATAAATTTGCAGCAATTGTTGTAAGCTCAGTCTGAATGTTTTTAGATGTGAATTTTCTATAATCATCAATATATTTATCTTGATTCGCTACAATTTTATAGTCTTTATTTCTGTCGATATTTATTTGATAATAACCATTTTCATCAGTTTCCATGTAGGCAATTTGATTATCATTTTCATCAAATAAGGTAATTTTCGAGTTTGGTATTGGGTTAGTATTAATAGCATCGGTTACAACACCTTCAACATGTAAAACGGGTTTTCTATGATATGCATAAATATCATCATCTCCTCGTCCACCTTTTCTGTTTGATGCAAAATACCCTGTGATACCGTTTTGATTCATTGTAAACGAAAAATCATCTTTATTAGAATTTACTGGAACTCCCAAGTTTATAACATCTGCGATATTACCATCTTCACCTTTTATAGTTCCGAAAATGTCATACAGTCCTAAACCAGGATGCCCGTCTGAAGAAAAGAATAAAACACCCTCATTATTAATAAAAGGAAACCCTTCTGAATTTTCCGTATTTACAATATCACCAACATTTTGTGGCTCACCAAGTGTACCATCAATATTAATATCTACCACATAAATATCTGAACCACCGTAACCACCAGGTCTATCTGATGAGAAGTATAATTTAGTTTCATCAACACTTAAAGCAGCATGTTGTGTGGAAAAATCGTCACTATTAATTGAAAGGTCTTCAATATTAGTCCAGATACTATCTTGCAAAGTTGCTCTGTATATCTTCATGTTTGTTAAACCTTTTTTGTCCTTTTTTTCTATATCTTCAGTGAAGTTATTTCTAGAAAAGTACATGGTATGACCATTTTTTGTAATGGTGACAGGTCCGTCATGATATATTGAGTTTACATCTCCTTTTAACTTTGCTGTATGGTCTACATTTCTTTTGGTTCCAGCATCTGCTACATAAATATCTAGAAATGGTTGTTCATTCCAGCCATACAGACGCTTTATGGAAACGCCTTCGTCTCTGGTGGATGCAAAGTAAACTTTACCGTTGTGTTCAAAAGCTCCAAAATCACTAAACTTTGAGTTGAAGCGAATTCTATCTAAAAAGTATTGTTGTTTCGCGCCAAAGACACTGGTAATAAAATTGGCATCTTTTGAAAAGTCATTAGAATTAACGACACCGCCAGAATCTTTAAAGCGTTGTAACCAAATTTGAGATTCGTCGTATTTTTTCATACCACGAAGTGATTGTGCATATTTATAATAATATTCAACAGGTACATTTTTTTGCTTAACAACATTTTTATAAAATCTTGAGGCATTCCTTGGATCTCTTAAAAACGCATAACAATCTGCTAATTGACGGGTTGCATAGTCTTTGTTGTAATTATTTTGAATAAGTTCTCTGTAAACTTTTGCAGCTTTTACAAAAGAGAATTTATTGAATAATGTATCGGCTCTTTTCTGTTTTCCTTGTTGAGAAAAGGCAGAAAAGCTTAACATTAAGGCGATACAGACTAATATGTAATTTTTATTTTTCATATAAAAAGCCTTATTAGAAATATCTTGGTGATTTTAATTTAGAACTTAAGAATTTAAACTCATATATAAGTAATATTTCATGAGTTCCTGTAGTGTAACTAGCTATGTCCGAAATAGGTTTTTCGTAAGCATAGCCTACACGTAATTGTCTTGAAACCTGAAAGTCAGCGATACCACCAATAGCGGCCGTTTTTTCATTAATTCTGTAAGACCCTCCTATCCAGAATTTCTCATTGTATAAGAAATTAGCGGTAAGATCGAACGATAAGGGCGCCCCATTAGTTGCTTTTATTAAACCGGCAGGCTTAAATTTGAAACTTTTACTTATGTCGAGTACGCCTCCTAGTGTGAAATAGTAGCTAATACGCTCTAAAGCTTTATAATCACCTTGTTTATTTTCATCAGTGTTTAATATTCTGGGTGCAGACAAGCCTGCATAGAATCTGTTGGTATGATAATAGACACCAGCACCAATATTAGGAGCCCAACGGTTTTCTGTGCCGCTAAAAAAATCGTCTTCAACTATTGTAGGATCGTTTATGAAATCCTGGTCAAAACTATAACCGGTAAACCCTCCTTTTAAACCAAAGGCTAATTTTCCACTTCTCCCGGTAGGAATAGTATATGAGAAATCTCCATATAAGTATGAGTAGTTTTGAGGACCTAAATCATCTTCAATAAAAGTTAGTCCTAATCCAATTCTATCATTCCTAAGAGGTGTGTGTACAGATAGTGTTTGTGTTATAGGACCTCCTTTAAAACCAACCCATTGGCTTCTATGTAATCCAACAATACTTAAAGCTTCTCTACTTCCTGCATAAGCAGGGTTTATTGAGATTGTATTGTACATATACTGTGTGAATTGCGGTAATTGTTGTGCAATTCCAACCGTACAACTTAACAATGCAATAGCGATTATGTTATGTTTAATAAGTTTCATAGGTTATGCTTTTTATTTGGTTCCTAAGTAAACAGGTCCTGTAATAGGATTCAATCCACTATCTTTTAAGGTTATTATATAATAATATGTTCCATTTGGTACTTTACCAGCATTTCCAACGGATGATTTATGTGCAGTACCTTCCCAACTGCCAGATGGAGGTTTGTTGTATCTATCCACTCCTTTTATAAGTGGGTAGGCATTAGATTCGAAAACTAAAGCACCCCAACGATTAAATATTTTTACTTCGGCAGTAAACCCACACAATTCAATACCCGAGATATAGAAAAAGTCATTTCTATCGTCACCATTTGGAGTGACAGCTTTTGAAATCGTTATATCATTCTCACCACAAGGCAATACAACACAATCTGCATGTACATTCATAATAACTTCAGTAATGCTTATACAGCCATTGTCTGTAGTTGTATATCTGAATCTGTAATCAATTCCACCACTTTCTGGTAAGAAGTCTGCGCTTAATTCAAGGTTTGAGGGGTCGAATATGCTACCGTTTAATGTTGCAGCAGGATCACCTTCCAATAATTCCCATGTACCATTTGTATTGAGGTCACTAGGTAACAAATTATTCATATTAATGGCACCTTCATCATAACACCAGTCTGGAGCAGATAAATCTGTAACAACTTCATCAAGTGCTACTAAAAGTGTTTGAGTGTAAGTTTCTTCATTATTACATTCATCTCTTACTATCCAGGTTCTAACAATTTCATAATCAGCAAATACATTTTCCTCATATGAGTTTGTTTCATTGAATGCAACTGTAATATTGCTTGAACAGTTATCGGTAAAAGTTAATTCTGGAACATCTGGTATATCAGTACAACTAACATTTAATGTTTCTTCAAAAGTTGATGTTGGTTCAGGAGCTTTAGTGTCTTGAACTGTTATAACTTGAATATGTGTAGTTGTTAAACCACATTCATCGGTAGCTGTCCATGTACGAGTAATTGTATAATTGTTAGGGCAATCACCTGGAGTTGTAGCATCTACAACATTAACAGAAGCATCTCCACAGTTATCTGTTGCTGTTAACTCCTCTGCATTTGGTATAGCATCACATTCTACAGTTATACTAGGTAGAGGAAGTGTTGTTTGTTCAAACACTGGAGGAGTTTTGTCCTCAACTATGATTGTTTGAATATGACTTTTAGTTAAACCACATTCGTCAGTAGCTATATAACTACGTCTAATAGTATAATTATTAGCGCAATTTCCATCAATTCTTTCATCTACAACGTTAACGGAAGCTGTTCCGCAATTATCTGTAGCATCTAAATCTTCTGGAAGAGGGACATCACTACTACATTCCACTGCTATATTTCCAGGAAGTGTTGTTTGAACAAATTCTGGAGCAGTTGTATCTGATGTAGATATTACTTGATCTGCAGTTATTTCGTTTCCACACGCATCTTCAGCTTTCCAAGTACGAGTAATTGTATAACTACCAGGACATAGTCCGTCTGTTCTAACATCATTAAAAGTGATTGTTGGATTGGCATCACAGTTATCTATAGCTGTAGCTGAACCAAAAGCTATTGGAGACAAGTCATCACTACATTCTGCGGTTTGACTAGCTGGTAATGTAAGTACTGGAGGGGTAGTATCATTAATAATAATAGTTTGTGTTACATTAATAGTATTACCACAATCATCGGTTACACTATAAGTTCTTGTGATTCTTTCTGCACATGTATTATTGTCGGATACGTCCGACACAAAAGCAACTGTAGGGCTTGCGGTACAATTATCAGCTTCATCTGTAACCACGGTTACATCAGGAGCAGGTACATCTGCTAGACATTCTACATTAATATCAGCAGGATTGGAAGCTGTCGGAACCGTTGTATCGTTGACATTTATAGTTTGAGAGGCCGTAGTGGAGTTGCCGCAAGCATCTGCAATGGTATATGTTCTGGTAACTACAATAGGACAAGAACCGGAAGCAGTATCCAAATTGGTCACGGTAAGGTCTGCATCGCTAGTACAGTTGTCACCTATGGTAAGCCCAAGAGCTTCAAGAGCAGCTACTGTACTTACAGGAGCAGTGGCATCAGCTGCAGAGCATCCTTCAACCGTTGATTCTAGGATCGTACCTGATACGGTAGGGTCCGTGGTATCGTTAACGGTGATGGTTTGGGTAACGTTTATTGTATTGTTGCAAATATCCGTTACGCTGTAAGTCCTGGTAATCACCTCAGGACAAGAATTTCCATCGGATACATCCGAAACAAAGGCAACTACTGGAGTACCTTGGTTGTCCGCTTCGTCCGTCACTACCGTCACATCCGGTGCTGGAACGTCACCGATGCACTGTACATCTATACCGGCAGGGTTCGAGGCCGTAGGCGGTATAGGGTCCGTGATTAGAATAGTCTGCGTTACGTTGATTGTATTGCCACAATCATCCGTTACGCTATAGGTTCTTGTGATGGTTTCGGGACAGTCACCATTATCGGATACGTCCGACACAAAAGCAACTATAGGGTTCGCGGTACAATTATCAGCTTCATCTGTCACCACGGTTACATCAGGGGCAGGTATAGGCCCGCCCGGCACTGTAATGGTAACAGGGTTGGAAGCTGTCGGTACCGTTGTATCGTTGACATTTATAGTTTGAGAGGCCGTAGTCGAGTTGCCACAAGCATCTGCAATGGTATATGTTCTGGTAACTACAATAGGACAAGAACCGGAAGCAGTATCCAAATTGGTCACGGTAAGGTTAGCATCACTGGTACAATTATCCTCTATAGTAAGCCCAAGAGCTTCAAGAGCAGCTACTGTACTTACAGGAGCAGTGGCATCAGCTGCAGAGCATCCCTCAACCGTTGATTCTAGGATCGTACCAGCTACGGTAGGATCTGTAACATCATTAACGGTAATGGTTTGGGTAACGTTTATTGTATTGTTGCAAATATCCGTTACACTATAAGTCCTGGTGATTACCTCAGGACAGGAATTTCCATCGGATACATCCGAAACAAAGGCAACTACGGGAGTACCTTGGTTGTCCGCTTCGTCCGTCACGACCGTCACATCCGGTACAGGAACATCATCAATACACTGTACGTCTATCCCTGCAGGGTTCGAGGCCGTAGGCGGTATAGGGTCCGTGATTAGAATGGTCTGCGTCACGCTGATTGTATTACCACAATCATCGGTTACGCTATAGGTTCTAGTGATAGTTTCGGGACAATTTCCATTATCCGATACGTCCGATACAAAAGCAACTATAGGGCTTGCGGTACAATTATCGGCTTCATCTGTAACCACGGTTACATCAGGGGCAGGTACAGGCCCGCCCGGCACTGTAATGGTAACAGGGTTGGAAGCTGTCGGAACCGTTGTATCGTTGACATTTATAATTTGAGAGGCCGTAGTGGAGTTGCCGCAAGCATCTGCAATGGTATATGTTCTGGTAACTACAATAGGACAAGAACCGGAAGCAGTATCCAAATTGGTCACGGTAAGGTTGGCATCACTGGTACAGTTGTCACCTATAGTAAGCCCAAGAGCTTCAAGGGCAGCTACTGTATTTACAGGAGCAGTAGCATCAGCTGCAGTACACCCTTCAACCGTGGATTCCAAAATCGTACCAGCTACGGTAGGATCTGTAACATCATTAACGGTAATGGTTTGGGTAACGTTTATTGTATTGTTGCAAATATCCGTTACACTATAAGTCCTGGTGATTACCTCAGGACAGGAATTTCCATCAGAGACATCCGAGACAAAGGCAACTACGGGAGTGCCTTGGTTGTCCGCTTCGTCCGTCACGACCGTCACATCCGGTACAGGAACATCACCGATGCACTGCACATCTATACCGGCAGGGTTCGAGGCCGTAGGTAATATAGGATCCGTAATTAAAATAGTTTGCGTCACGTTAATGGTATTACCACAATCATCCGTTACGCTATAAGTTCTAGTGATGGTTTCAGGACAGTCACCATTATCGGATACGTCCGACACAAAAGCAACTGTAGGGCTCGCGGTACAATTATCGGCTTCATCTGTCACCACGGTTACATCGGGGGCAGGTATAGGCCCGCCTGGCACTGTAATGGTAACAGGGTTGGAAGCTGTCGGTACCGTTGTATCGTTGACATTTATAGTTTGAGAGGCCGTAGTCGAGTTGCCACAAGCATCTGCAATGGTATATGTTCTGGTAACTACAATAGGACAAGAACCGGAAGCAGTATCCAAATTGGTCACGGTAAGGTTAGCATCACTGGTACAATTATCCTCTATAGTAAGCCCAAGAGCTTCAAGAGCAGCTACTGTATTTACAGGAGCAGTAGCATCAGCTGCAGAGCATCCCTCAACCGTAGATTCTAGGATCGTACCTGATACGGTAGGGTCCGTGGTATCGTTAACGGTGATGGTTTGGGTAACATTAATTGTATTATTACAAATATCCGTTACACTATAAGTCCTGGTAATCACCTCAGGACAGGAATTTCCATCAGAGACATCCGAAACAAAGGCAACTACGGGAGTGCCTTGGTTGTCCGCTTCGTCCGTCACGACCGTCACATCCGGTACAGGAACATCACCGATGCACTGCACATCTATACCGGCAGGGTTCGAGGCCGTAGGTAATATAGGATCCGTAATTAAAATAGTTTGCGTCACGTTAATGGTATTACCACAATCATCCGTTACACTATAAGTTCTAGTGATGGTTTCAGGACAGTCACCATTATCGGATACGTCCGACACAAAAGCAACTGTAGGGCTCGCGGTACAATTATCGGCTTCATCTGTCACCACGGTTACATCGGGGGCAGGTATAGGCCCGCCCGGCACTGTAATGGTAACAGGGTTGGAAGCTGTCGGTACCGTTGTATCGTTGACATTTATAGTTTGAGAGGCCGTAGTCGAGTTGCCACAAGCATCTGCAATGGTATATGTTCTGGTAACTACAATAGGACAAGAACCGGAAGCAGTATCCAAATTGGTTACGGTAAGGTTAGCATCACTGGTACAATTATCCTCTATAGTAAGCCCAAGAGCTTCAAGAGCAGCTACTGTATTTACAGGAGCAGTAGCATCAGCTGCAGTACACCCTTCAACCGTAGATTCTAGGATCGTACCTGATACGGTAGGGTCCGTGGTATCGTTAACGGTGATGGTTTGTATATAATCACCAATAGTAACACCACAAGCATCAGTAAAATTCCACGTATTAGTATATGTCCCACTACTAGGGCAAGTTGGATTAGGAACAAATGCTCCAGGTGTTTTTGTTAATGTTAAGTTACATTTGTTTGTAACTGGTTCTAAAGCTTGTGCAGTAGTTAAGCCTGTAGCGTCACTACATTCAATAGTTGCGTCTAAGCCATTAATAGGTGTTTGCCAAGATATTGTAGGCTGTATTACGTCAATAACTATTGGGTCTAATATTCCCACTCCACAATCATCTAGATTTGCAGAACTCACTACAGATTGAGGACTAGGATCTTGAGTTCCAGTGTAGGAAGCCTCTAATTGTAAGTTAAATTGAAGGTCACAACTGGTTTCTAAAAAATAACACTCATCTCTAATTTCTAAATCAAAATCAACATTTACAGCTGCAGCTCCAGCATCAGCAACACCATCAGCAACGAAAAACTCTAATAAGTTAGTTCCTGTATTATAGTTATAAGTAATTCCAGTGGGAAGAGCAGGGCTTATAGGTTCTACTAATGTTACCTGTGGGGGGAGTGTAGTAGAAATTTCTAAACTTTTGGCATCATCATTTCCTTTGTTTTCAACAGTAAAACTAGCTCCAAAACTTGCTCCAGGATTTAGAGAGGTTGTAGGTGTGTCTAGTGTTAAATGAATAGGTCCTAAATTTGGAGACCAAACATCTACAGATAAACCCAATAAAAACAATCCATATGTTTCCTTGTTAGATGCTAATCTAAATGTCGCTGAAGTTTGATTATTAGCAATAATAGTATTGCTAGGGTTTGATAATTGAAAAATTGCAGCATCAAAACCTAAAGTATTAGTACTAGCAGGGGTTCTATTCGTGAAATTTGCATTATCAATTGTAATTTTACTATTAAAAAAGTTATTAGTATCTCTAATTGGACTTGTTGGCGATGTCGATAAGTCAACAAAAGTATTAGATGTGTTTTCTATTTGTAACCTATCACCATCTAGACCTAAGTCACCTTCTAAACCACCAATAAGAATATTAGCATTTACATCACCAGTCGGTACAGTTTGAAAACCATTAAAGTCAATATTATAGCTACCCTGTCCATTAACAACATGTCCGTATCCGTCAAAGATTGAAATATTCTTTAATGGTAATAGAGGGCTTTCATATACAAATACTATTTGCCAACCCCCAGAGACACCAGTAGGTAAATTATTGTTATGATCATTTAAACTACCTATTTTCCCTTCAACATTAGCAACTAGATAACTACCATAAGGACTTATATTATTGTCGATTAAATTGACAACAGAACTTGTAATGTCTTTTACACAGATATATGGATCATTACTAAAATGTCCATTGTGAGGCGGTCCTATATGATCTTCCCGACCTCTATAGATAACTTCATCTGCTGTATATGTAGTATATGCCGTTTCCGATGGAAGCATAAGTTTTATATCATTATAATTCCAATCAGGTTGATTTTCAGAATTTGGATCTAACTCATTTGGTTCTTGATCTGCTGCAGCCCAATACAATAATACTTTTTTTATTGTTAAACAACTTGCGGTAGGAGCGGGATTAACAAAATTAGCACTACTTGAATTGAATGTCGTATCGTCTGTATCAATATCTACATATACAAGGTTGGAAAATTGGTCATTATCGTTTCCACCATTATAATTACCAGTTGCCGTTGTAGAAATCATGTTATTCGCGATAATAGTGAAATCTCCATTTACAGCTTCATTAAAACGAGGGGTAAAAGCCTTTTTTAACTGGGCTTGAGCAAAAGCACTTATTAATAGCAAAACTATCAATATTACTTTATGATAGTTTATATGTTTAGTAAAGATTTTCATAAGCCTTTAATTAACTAATTAATATTTTTTATAAATTTTTAGTGTCTTAAAATGTTTGGGTTCGGAATAAAAGTTCTTATTATGACATATTTTCCGGCTTTTTCATTATCCAAGAGATGTGTGGCTATTTTAAAACATTTCAATGTCCCCATTTCTGTATTGTTATGGCGTGTAATTTTAACATAAAACTCAATTGATTCATTTGGGTTTAAAATCATTTTATCAATCTTTTTGCTTAATGCTTTATTATAGATTTCAACAGTTAGGCTAGATGAGTTTTTTTCATTAACAACAACCTCTTCATTATTATCTACATCACCTATTTTATTACTAACAACATCATCATATTCAGTTTTGCATATTATTTCTTGACTTGAAATGCTATAATTCAACACCTTATTTGAATTATTAGTAAGGGATAGAAGATGTAAATGCTCAATATTAGCATCTGGTTTATCACTATAATTAACTATATTTAAATCAAATGCATGTTGTTGTGCATTTATACATAATGAAAAGCAACACACTAATAGAAAAGAGTAAAGAGTTAGAGTCAATTTATGTTTCATGATTTAATAAAATTATTTTATTTTAAACTATATATAATAAACACCAAAGTGTCAAAATAGTCACATTGAGGTACTAAGGTTGAGGATTAATAAAAACAATAAAAAAGTTTTCGAGGGAAAAAACTGTGAGGGAATAACATTGTTTAACAATGTTGTAATTTTATATGATCTTAGATTCAGGTTCATAACTTTGTAATGTTTAAGTAGGTGCTACAAAAGAACACATATGCAACAATCTGTTCAAAAATAAATGGTAAATCACTTATAAATTCGTTTAAAAGCTTTTGAGAATCCTTTGATCGGTATAATAAGTTTTTTATCGGTTTCGGAGTGTTTTCCTACTGTTTATGTACCCTAAGCTTTAACTGTTTTAACATATAATAGAAGCTTCATGTATGCTGATT from Flavivirga abyssicola includes the following:
- a CDS encoding OmpA family protein encodes the protein MRLKNYILTSIILLTGFSALAQYGSQKRADNLFNKFSFVNAAQVYHNLIEKDYNADYATRQLADSYAFLRNPDSAVVYYKKAVEQPNVPIAYYYNYAQALRGIKAYKESRVWMKRFKKAGGEINEERFLKDADFINSIFSAKQQYFLKEVNFNSKYSDFGAYEHDGNIYFASSRNTGVSTKHIYGWNEEPFLDIYVTDKSANDSIVDHKSKLKGDVNSIYHEGPITITKDGKTIYFSRNNYNKNILGKDKEGMTNLKIYKASLIEDEWTNIEELPFNSNDFSNGHPALNSDGTKLYFASNMPDGFGGTDIYHVDINNDGSFGTPQNLGNVVNTDKNERFPFINSEGVLFFASDGHPGLGLLDIFGTVSDKNNNIISVLNLGVPVNSSKDDFSFFMNEDGLSGYFASNRNGGAGGDDIYAYDRIPQLKIEGTITDITTNKPVPNAIVTLLDSDNKQIAHLETDEDGHYEINIDRDADYIVNIKKEDYIEDTRNVTSKGVENKVTSITADFNLNHIVKKVTPITELYPIYFDFNKFDIRRDGTVELDRIVNLMMNIYPSMVIKIESHTDSRGSSEYNNKLSLDRANATYKYLVEKGVDPARITEHKGYGKQKLANDCDGTINCTEEQHQENRRTQFIVVKME
- a CDS encoding OmpA family protein; amino-acid sequence: MKNKNYILVCIALMLSFSAFSQQGKQKRADTLFNKFSFVKAAKVYRELIQNNYNKDYATRQLADCYAFLRDPRNASRFYKNVVKQKNVPVEYYYKYAQSLRGMKKYDESQIWLQRFKDSGGVVNSNDFSKDANFITSVFGAKQQYFLDRIRFNSKFSDFGAFEHNGKVYFASTRDEGVSIKRLYGWNEQPFLDIYVADAGTKRNVDHTAKLKGDVNSIYHDGPVTITKNGHTMYFSRNNFTEDIEKKDKKGLTNMKIYRATLQDSIWTNIEDLSINSDDFSTQHAALSVDETKLYFSSDRPGGYGGSDIYVVDINIDGTLGEPQNVGDIVNTENSEGFPFINNEGVLFFSSDGHPGLGLYDIFGTIKGEDGNIADVINLGVPVNSNKDDFSFTMNQNGITGYFASNRKGGRGDDDIYAYHRKPVLHVEGVVTDAINTNPIPNSKITLFDENDNQIAYMETDENGYYQINIDRNKDYKIVANQDKYIDDYRKFTSKNIQTELTTIAANLLLNPEPNVIKLAELNNIYFDFNKYNIRKDAALELDKIVSLMQNDYPDMVIRIESHTDSRGDLTYNDKLSIDRANSTYEYLISKGIAPERITEHQGFGERRLTNGCEDGEDCEEEDHQLNRRTQFIVVKME
- a CDS encoding PorP/SprF family type IX secretion system membrane protein — translated: MKLIKHNIIAIALLSCTVGIAQQLPQFTQYMYNTISINPAYAGSREALSIVGLHRSQWVGFKGGPITQTLSVHTPLRNDRIGLGLTFIEDDLGPQNYSYLYGDFSYTIPTGRSGKLAFGLKGGFTGYSFDQDFINDPTIVEDDFFSGTENRWAPNIGAGVYYHTNRFYAGLSAPRILNTDENKQGDYKALERISYYFTLGGVLDISKSFKFKPAGLIKATNGAPLSFDLTANFLYNEKFWIGGSYRINEKTAAIGGIADFQVSRQLRVGYAYEKPISDIASYTTGTHEILLIYEFKFLSSKLKSPRYF